A genome region from candidate division KSB1 bacterium includes the following:
- a CDS encoding lysoplasmalogenase codes for MMSKEYEKPLIFVVNGVISLWDVLTAVLLLSVGTGFYRLMRPNLGSMRIPVIAYIVIISVMVNRAASAPLSPEFTPSQALLVLFGALLFYLSDVILAANKFWKPWRYNRISLVFYYSGQLLIALSTGYFC; via the coding sequence ATGATGTCCAAAGAATACGAAAAACCGTTGATTTTCGTTGTAAATGGGGTTATCTCCCTGTGGGATGTTTTAACGGCTGTTCTGCTGCTGTCCGTCGGTACGGGGTTTTACCGGTTGATGCGACCGAATCTGGGCAGCATGCGGATACCGGTGATCGCCTATATTGTGATCATTTCGGTGATGGTCAACCGGGCCGCTTCTGCGCCTCTCAGTCCGGAATTCACCCCCTCCCAGGCCTTGCTGGTCCTGTTCGGCGCGCTGCTGTTTTATCTGTCGGATGTGATTCTGGCCGCCAACAAGTTCTGGAAACCCTGGAGATACAACCGCATCAGTCTGGTATTTTATTACAGCGGACAACTCTTGATTGCATTAAGCACCGGATATTTCTGTTAG
- a CDS encoding DUF493 domain-containing protein, whose protein sequence is MKILNDKPIIHYPCNWSYRIIGRDEQLLRSTAKSVADGKTYSIKPSNKSSGGKYVSLSFTVHVDGEQERLSIFTQLKKSKAVKYVL, encoded by the coding sequence TTGAAAATTTTAAATGACAAACCGATTATTCATTATCCCTGCAACTGGTCTTACCGGATCATCGGCCGGGACGAACAGCTGCTGCGGTCAACAGCAAAATCCGTTGCGGACGGAAAAACATACAGCATTAAACCTTCGAACAAGAGTTCGGGCGGCAAATACGTGTCCCTCAGCTTTACTGTACATGTTGATGGTGAACAGGAGCGCTTGTCAATTTTCACACAATTGAAAAAGAGCAAAGCCGTAAAATACGTTTTATAA
- a CDS encoding YaiI/YqxD family protein, with translation MLHIYIDADACPVKSEVYRVAERHHLQVTLVSNTFMRIPDKPWIRLERVPESLDAADDWIADQVQANDIVITSDIPLADRCVKQSARVLTPNGREFTDENIGEALAARNLMTELRSAGQVTTGPPPMKKQDRSRFLHELDQMIRRVLREANN, from the coding sequence ATGCTTCACATCTATATCGATGCGGACGCGTGTCCGGTGAAATCCGAGGTATACCGCGTTGCTGAACGACATCATCTGCAGGTTACGCTGGTTTCGAATACATTCATGCGGATTCCGGACAAACCATGGATCCGACTCGAGCGCGTGCCGGAGAGTCTGGACGCCGCGGATGACTGGATCGCTGACCAGGTTCAGGCGAATGATATTGTAATCACGTCGGACATTCCGCTCGCCGACCGTTGTGTGAAACAGAGCGCCCGGGTATTGACGCCAAACGGCAGGGAATTCACCGATGAGAATATCGGCGAGGCGCTGGCTGCCCGCAACCTGATGACGGAACTGCGCAGCGCCGGACAGGTCACAACCGGACCGCCACCGATGAAAAAACAAGACCGCTCGCGCTTTTTGCATGAACTGGATCAAATGATTCGGCGTGTTCTGCGGGAAGCAAACAATTAA
- a CDS encoding TolC family protein, with translation MFCFPVKKITKADAARRSSELKMQLQLYTSQMHAAAASEKSARLQLDKLQFEAPNVREKQTLEIQQYEIEAEQARKKLKSLKEANLNYESAVRRYNRDQLDIVYRVTQSFYQLYRATREYEIARQDLKQQTELYDLARQKYDAGLIPQVEALQMEADLAESQSKQVAAAASRERSADRFKQLIGLKLTDDVGIVTDFTIQETHVDQERAIQLALQNRSEIRLGEINVELSKIQVKEVDARRDFHATLSAFYDITGVSSPTLPFETAPRDLLTSSLDDMDRRPNNKGVMFNVSVPIWDWGGNKAAVQAAHARLSNSDLSLQEQKKTIKREVRDVVGRLKETRSQLDVLEKRRDVANRAFDISLKRFDNGDITSQELALDRDRYLNAQLAYLDAYISYQLALAELQRTTMYDFIKNKSLVNGT, from the coding sequence ATGTTTTGTTTTCCTGTAAAAAAGATTACCAAAGCAGATGCCGCCCGGCGTTCTTCTGAATTAAAGATGCAGTTGCAGTTATATACATCTCAAATGCACGCGGCTGCCGCATCGGAAAAATCGGCGCGTCTGCAGCTGGACAAACTGCAGTTTGAAGCCCCGAATGTGCGCGAGAAACAAACGCTGGAAATTCAGCAGTACGAAATAGAAGCTGAGCAGGCGCGGAAAAAGCTAAAATCCCTGAAAGAAGCAAACCTGAATTATGAAAGCGCAGTCAGGCGCTACAATCGCGATCAACTGGATATTGTTTATCGTGTCACTCAATCTTTCTATCAGCTTTATCGTGCGACTCGTGAATATGAGATTGCCAGGCAGGATCTGAAGCAGCAGACGGAACTGTATGATCTGGCCCGACAGAAATACGACGCCGGATTGATTCCCCAGGTGGAAGCGCTGCAGATGGAAGCTGATTTGGCAGAAAGCCAAAGCAAACAGGTGGCAGCGGCAGCCAGCCGGGAACGCAGCGCCGACCGGTTTAAGCAGCTTATAGGGTTGAAATTAACGGATGATGTGGGCATAGTCACGGATTTTACCATCCAGGAAACCCATGTGGACCAGGAACGCGCCATTCAGCTGGCATTACAAAACAGATCTGAAATCCGTTTGGGTGAAATCAATGTGGAATTATCGAAAATTCAGGTCAAAGAGGTGGATGCCAGGCGCGATTTTCACGCAACCCTGAGCGCGTTCTACGATATTACCGGTGTTTCCAGCCCGACGCTGCCTTTTGAAACCGCACCGCGGGATCTTTTGACCTCCAGTCTGGACGACATGGACCGACGACCGAATAATAAAGGTGTGATGTTCAATGTCTCCGTGCCGATTTGGGACTGGGGCGGAAACAAAGCGGCGGTACAGGCCGCACATGCCCGGCTTTCCAATTCCGATTTGTCACTACAGGAGCAAAAAAAAACAATTAAACGCGAGGTACGCGATGTTGTGGGACGATTAAAAGAAACCCGCAGTCAGCTTGATGTGCTTGAAAAACGACGCGATGTCGCCAATCGCGCATTCGATATCTCGCTAAAACGTTTCGATAACGGCGATATCACCAGTCAGGAGCTGGCACTGGACCGGGACCGCTATCTCAATGCACAACTTGCCTATCTGGATGCCTATATCAGCTATCAACTGGCTCTGGCCGAACTTCAACGCACGACCATGTATGATTTTATAAAGAACAAAAGCCTGGTGAATGGGACGTGA